From Sporosarcina sp. Te-1, the proteins below share one genomic window:
- a CDS encoding ABC transporter ATP-binding protein, translating into MIRFENASKTYDDQTLVVDSINLEIDRGEFLVLIGPSGCGKTTTLKMINRLIPLSDGTIWIDGKKVSEYPIHELRWRIGYVLQQIALFPHMTIEENIAIVPELKKWKKEQIHARVTGLLTMVGLDPDTYRQRKPSELSGGQQQRVGVVRALAADPDIILMDEPFSALDPISRAKLQEDLLHLQKTIQKTIVFVTHDIQEALKLGDRICIMNDGKIEQLDTPEEILAHPATSFVREFMYSGKSDPFVLSDHVTPLTEEAHELPILSSKAELSEVLNTLAHSEQAAVEEEGKVIGMISRVTVIAYLAERTGIA; encoded by the coding sequence ATGATCCGTTTTGAAAATGCATCTAAAACCTATGACGATCAAACACTTGTCGTCGACTCCATCAACCTGGAGATCGACCGTGGAGAATTTCTTGTGTTAATCGGACCGAGCGGCTGCGGAAAGACGACGACGCTAAAAATGATCAACCGACTCATTCCGCTCTCGGACGGAACGATTTGGATTGATGGTAAAAAGGTAAGCGAGTATCCAATTCATGAATTGCGATGGCGTATCGGATATGTCCTCCAGCAGATTGCCCTGTTCCCTCATATGACAATCGAGGAAAATATCGCAATTGTACCTGAGTTGAAGAAGTGGAAAAAAGAGCAAATTCATGCGCGTGTAACGGGATTGCTTACTATGGTGGGACTCGATCCTGATACATATCGACAGAGAAAGCCGAGTGAACTGTCCGGCGGCCAGCAACAGCGCGTTGGCGTAGTTCGTGCATTGGCGGCAGATCCCGACATCATCCTCATGGACGAACCCTTCAGCGCACTTGACCCGATCAGCCGGGCAAAATTGCAGGAGGATCTGTTGCACTTGCAAAAAACAATCCAGAAAACCATCGTGTTTGTAACCCATGATATCCAAGAAGCTTTAAAACTCGGGGATCGTATCTGTATCATGAATGATGGAAAAATAGAACAGCTCGACACTCCTGAAGAAATCTTAGCTCATCCGGCAACATCTTTTGTCCGTGAATTTATGTACAGCGGGAAGTCCGATCCCTTTGTCTTATCCGACCATGTAACACCTCTCACTGAAGAGGCCCATGAGCTCCCGATCTTATCATCCAAAGCGGAGTTGTCTGAAGTACTGAATACACTTGCCCACTCCGAACAGGCAGCAGTTGAAGAAGAAGGAAAAGTGATCGGTATGATTTCAAGAGTCACGGTCATTGCCTATTTAGCAGAAAGGACGGGGATTGCATGA
- a CDS encoding DIP1984 family protein produces the protein MKLAEALITRADYQKRIEQLKMRIANNVKIQEGEQPAEDPNALLAELDDILKELTSLIQRINRTNCSVAFDDTRTLADALTERDQLWEKRLILGKVAEQASIRADRYSRAEIKVISAVDVAGIQKQVDQLSKEFRELDTKIQGLNWSVDLL, from the coding sequence GTGAAACTGGCCGAAGCGTTAATCACACGGGCGGACTATCAAAAAAGAATTGAACAATTGAAAATGCGAATTGCAAATAATGTAAAAATCCAAGAGGGAGAACAACCCGCGGAAGATCCGAATGCGCTGTTGGCTGAGTTGGATGATATCCTGAAAGAGCTGACGTCTCTCATTCAACGGATTAACCGGACAAATTGCTCTGTGGCATTCGATGATACCCGGACGCTTGCCGATGCACTGACAGAACGTGACCAACTGTGGGAGAAGCGGTTGATTCTTGGAAAAGTTGCCGAGCAGGCGTCGATTCGGGCGGACCGTTACAGTCGAGCGGAAATCAAGGTCATCAGCGCTGTTGATGTGGCGGGTATTCAAAAGCAGGTGGACCAGCTATCCAAGGAATTCCGAGAACTGGACACGAAAATTCAAGGATTGAACTGGTCTGTGGATCTATTATAA
- a CDS encoding ester cyclase, translated as MELNKDMAVAFLQSIVAGQIDKAFETYVSPDLIHHNPYFPGDAESLRLAMKENDDQSPEKVLTVKQTMEEDGRVMVYSHIQQNVEDLGAAVVHLFRFHEGKIVEMWDVGQPITANSPNENGMF; from the coding sequence ATGGAACTGAATAAAGACATGGCAGTGGCGTTTCTTCAAAGTATCGTTGCTGGACAGATTGACAAAGCGTTTGAAACCTATGTGAGCCCCGATTTAATTCACCACAATCCGTATTTTCCTGGAGATGCGGAGTCGTTGCGGCTCGCGATGAAAGAGAACGATGATCAAAGCCCGGAAAAGGTGTTAACCGTGAAGCAGACAATGGAAGAAGACGGAAGGGTGATGGTCTATTCCCATATTCAACAAAATGTTGAGGATCTCGGTGCGGCGGTTGTCCATCTGTTCCGATTCCATGAGGGGAAAATCGTTGAAATGTGGGATGTGGGCCAGCCTATCACGGCAAATTCACCGAATGAGAATGGAATGTTTTGA
- a CDS encoding GNAT family N-acetyltransferase, producing the protein MHIEGERIYLRPLGVLDAAGLLEMTMDEEIRYMTGTKAVFNLDQIKQHIENCTADPTRQDFAICSKLEHSLLGELSILDIDEEDRKAGFRISMRTVQLTGKGYGTEAIQLVLRYVFEHLRLNRLQLEVFAHNVRGIRAYEKTGFQREGVLRQSLKYNGEYVDEIIMAILKQDYDKAN; encoded by the coding sequence ATGCATATAGAGGGTGAACGAATTTACTTGCGGCCGCTTGGCGTACTAGATGCAGCGGGTTTATTGGAAATGACGATGGATGAAGAGATACGATATATGACCGGCACGAAGGCTGTATTTAACCTGGATCAGATTAAGCAACACATTGAAAATTGTACTGCCGATCCAACACGTCAAGATTTTGCCATCTGTTCGAAGCTGGAACATTCCTTACTCGGCGAACTTTCTATTTTAGATATTGATGAAGAAGACCGAAAAGCAGGTTTTCGCATTTCGATGCGCACAGTTCAGTTAACTGGAAAGGGGTATGGGACGGAAGCCATTCAGCTCGTTCTCCGGTATGTCTTCGAACATCTCCGTTTGAATCGATTGCAGCTGGAGGTCTTTGCGCATAATGTTCGTGGCATCAGAGCGTATGAGAAAACGGGCTTTCAGCGAGAGGGAGTTCTCCGGCAGTCCTTGAAATATAACGGAGAATATGTTGACGAAATCATCATGGCGATCCTTAAACAAGACTATGACAAGGCCAATTAG
- the nadX gene encoding aspartate dehydrogenase produces the protein MRIGIIGTGNIATYVLEIFNKREQAEGKVVSLFGRNREVGRRLEEQYGAAYYTDFQEFLESSIDMVVEASTVEAAVRYMKEIVEHKKDLIVSSIGAFKEEAFLQEIREIAERNAVTIYLPSGAIGGLDLLQSANAIGGLHDVRITTRKSPRSLGMRSIEEAAVVFDGSARDAIDRFPKNVNVAFLLSLAGIGSEKTRVRVIADPGIDRNTHFIEAVGDFGEMRLEIENRPMPSNPKTSYLAALSIVSTIMNKGTAVRIGS, from the coding sequence ATGAGAATCGGCATCATCGGCACAGGCAATATTGCAACGTATGTGTTGGAGATTTTTAATAAGAGAGAGCAAGCAGAGGGTAAGGTTGTTTCGCTGTTCGGCAGGAATCGCGAAGTAGGGAGACGACTTGAGGAGCAGTATGGAGCGGCTTACTATACCGACTTTCAAGAGTTTCTAGAGTCATCCATTGATATGGTGGTGGAGGCATCGACTGTGGAGGCGGCTGTCCGGTATATGAAAGAGATAGTGGAACACAAAAAGGACCTGATCGTCAGCAGTATTGGTGCATTTAAAGAAGAGGCGTTCTTGCAAGAGATAAGGGAGATTGCGGAACGAAATGCGGTAACGATCTATCTCCCTTCCGGAGCCATCGGAGGACTGGATCTTCTGCAATCCGCGAATGCCATAGGCGGTCTGCACGATGTCCGGATTACAACAAGAAAATCGCCTCGTTCGTTAGGGATGAGGTCCATCGAAGAAGCAGCGGTGGTATTCGACGGGTCCGCGAGGGATGCAATCGACAGATTTCCGAAAAATGTTAATGTCGCATTCTTGCTGTCATTGGCTGGAATAGGTTCAGAGAAAACGAGGGTGCGTGTTATTGCCGACCCTGGCATTGATCGGAATACTCACTTCATCGAAGCTGTCGGAGATTTTGGAGAGATGCGCTTGGAAATCGAAAATAGGCCGATGCCTTCGAATCCGAAAACGAGTTATCTCGCCGCTTTGAGCATCGTTTCGACGATCATGAACAAAGGAACTGCGGTTAGAATCGGAAGCTGA
- a CDS encoding STAS domain-containing protein: MTRCEELYEFLVSKATELTERWYQEADKSSGVYASTNAEEIRTLKEQNKEFHLKFFQVLKENHDIFLKNFEEWILAVAKDESHQVTPINSIMKEFYRVRNHYLELVQQFTNETNGTEEELNNWTQVIIDTMDHVTIWFLEEYDRYSLERLHSHRELINELSAPVISLTPNTGLLPLIGDIDTVRAKFILDETLDQCAEKGLDRLFIDLSGVLVVDTMVAQQLFQLHESLRLLGIQTTLCGIRPEIAQTATQLGLSFENISISSTLQRALQASVLQ, encoded by the coding sequence GTGACAAGATGTGAGGAATTATACGAATTTCTAGTAAGCAAAGCAACAGAGCTGACAGAAAGATGGTATCAAGAGGCAGACAAGTCCTCTGGCGTTTATGCCTCGACAAATGCCGAGGAAATACGGACCTTGAAAGAGCAAAATAAGGAATTCCACCTGAAGTTCTTTCAAGTGTTAAAAGAGAACCACGACATTTTTCTGAAAAATTTCGAGGAATGGATTTTAGCTGTCGCTAAGGATGAAAGCCATCAAGTGACACCGATCAATTCTATTATGAAAGAGTTTTATCGTGTACGAAATCATTACTTGGAGCTTGTTCAACAGTTCACCAATGAGACGAATGGTACCGAAGAGGAATTAAACAATTGGACTCAAGTCATTATCGACACGATGGACCATGTGACAATTTGGTTCCTTGAAGAGTATGACAGGTACTCCTTAGAACGTCTTCATAGCCACCGTGAATTGATCAATGAACTGAGCGCACCGGTTATTTCGCTCACGCCGAACACCGGATTGTTGCCGCTGATCGGCGACATCGACACAGTACGCGCCAAATTCATACTGGATGAAACATTGGATCAGTGTGCGGAAAAAGGTCTGGATCGTCTATTCATCGATCTGTCCGGCGTTCTCGTTGTCGATACAATGGTTGCCCAGCAATTGTTCCAATTACACGAGTCGCTGCGTCTGCTCGGCATTCAAACAACGCTATGCGGTATCCGCCCGGAAATCGCCCAAACCGCCACGCAGCTCGGTCTTTCATTCGAAAACATATCTATTTCTTCTACTTTGCAGCGGGCATTGCAAGCCTCTGTCCTGCAATGA
- a CDS encoding antibiotic biosynthesis monooxygenase codes for MKVFKWLENEQDALKLIEQSGDGTIIHLKNEEEHLLLLEAKTSPFEYTESYEILDQTGKLEQGRFAVLNNIPVSEEGRELFEQRFRNRAGLIEQEPGFVAIRVLRPLNSDTYVILTMWENEESFTGWQQSQAYTKAHAKRGTADGIDKRPNMFPRASFVTTYK; via the coding sequence ATGAAAGTTTTTAAATGGCTCGAAAACGAGCAGGATGCACTGAAGTTGATAGAACAATCCGGGGATGGAACAATCATTCATTTAAAGAATGAAGAGGAGCATCTGCTTTTGTTGGAGGCAAAGACTTCTCCATTTGAATATACCGAGTCGTATGAAATCCTCGATCAGACAGGAAAGTTGGAACAGGGCCGTTTTGCTGTGTTGAATAATATTCCTGTCAGCGAGGAGGGAAGAGAGTTGTTTGAGCAGCGCTTTCGGAACCGGGCTGGGCTGATTGAGCAAGAGCCAGGCTTTGTCGCCATTCGTGTACTCCGCCCACTCAATTCGGATACGTATGTCATTTTGACAATGTGGGAAAATGAAGAGTCGTTTACTGGCTGGCAGCAATCACAGGCTTATACGAAGGCCCATGCTAAACGCGGAACCGCGGACGGCATCGACAAGCGTCCGAATATGTTTCCGCGAGCTTCGTTCGTGACGACTTACAAATGA
- a CDS encoding nucleoside deaminase yields MISEQERKYLELALEQAELALKENTYPVGAVLVDEQFNLIAVGRNRVHSAQDTTAHAEIDAIRNAGEAIFDAKIRQKTFTLYSTLEPCPMCTGGILFSKIKRVVWLLNDEIGFGGLRKMKEAGVFKEKIDRMEMIEEPDAVLKEKQQELMRAWEENPNHVVHLREAAKIKAETV; encoded by the coding sequence TTGATTAGTGAGCAAGAACGAAAATACTTGGAGCTGGCATTAGAGCAGGCCGAACTGGCGTTAAAAGAGAATACTTATCCGGTCGGTGCGGTACTCGTGGACGAGCAGTTCAACTTAATTGCTGTAGGGCGGAATCGTGTCCATTCCGCCCAAGACACTACCGCGCACGCGGAAATTGATGCGATACGGAATGCGGGGGAAGCTATTTTTGACGCCAAAATTCGTCAGAAGACATTTACGCTCTATAGCACATTAGAGCCTTGCCCGATGTGTACAGGAGGCATTTTGTTTTCCAAAATCAAGCGGGTGGTTTGGTTGTTGAATGACGAAATAGGTTTTGGAGGCTTGCGCAAAATGAAGGAAGCAGGCGTTTTTAAAGAGAAGATTGACCGTATGGAAATGATTGAGGAGCCAGATGCGGTTTTAAAAGAAAAACAGCAAGAACTCATGCGAGCGTGGGAGGAAAATCCAAACCACGTGGTTCATCTGCGGGAAGCCGCTAAAATCAAAGCAGAAACGGTTTGA
- a CDS encoding MBL fold metallo-hydrolase — protein sequence MFMTKKCVQGESNGVRYINGILSWKGVQLNVHCFETDGVLIDTGAQSLLREFKPFFAAMDVDQVLITHAHEDHTGGAGFLQSEYGLPVFIHDMSIGESAEKAAYPLYRKWFWGKRQPLKAKQIGDTFTSRHSSWKVIKTPGHSEDHLAFLNNDTGQLFSGDLFVHPKTKLTLREESIPTIIRSIEQVLAFEFVELFCCHAGYIKEGRQALQGKLEFLHELRAQTLALHNQGCDAKEIQARLFPKKYPISRFSFGEWDSIHMIHSILREAKV from the coding sequence ATGTTCATGACGAAAAAATGCGTACAAGGAGAATCAAACGGTGTCCGATATATAAATGGCATTCTCTCCTGGAAAGGGGTGCAGCTTAATGTGCATTGTTTTGAAACCGATGGGGTGCTGATCGACACGGGAGCACAATCCTTGTTGCGAGAGTTCAAGCCATTCTTTGCTGCTATGGATGTCGACCAGGTCCTCATCACGCATGCACATGAGGATCATACAGGCGGAGCAGGATTTTTGCAAAGCGAGTACGGACTGCCCGTCTTCATCCATGATATGTCGATTGGAGAAAGTGCGGAAAAAGCAGCGTATCCACTGTATCGAAAATGGTTCTGGGGAAAGAGGCAGCCTCTTAAGGCAAAACAAATCGGCGATACTTTCACATCGCGGCACAGCTCTTGGAAAGTGATTAAAACACCCGGCCACTCAGAAGACCATTTAGCCTTCCTCAATAACGATACCGGGCAACTCTTCTCGGGGGATTTATTCGTTCATCCCAAGACCAAACTGACGTTGCGGGAAGAGAGCATCCCGACCATTATCCGTTCCATTGAACAAGTATTGGCCTTTGAATTCGTTGAGTTGTTCTGCTGTCACGCAGGCTACATAAAAGAGGGGCGCCAAGCATTGCAAGGCAAGCTGGAATTTCTCCATGAACTGCGAGCACAGACCCTTGCCCTGCACAATCAAGGCTGCGATGCAAAGGAAATCCAAGCACGGTTATTTCCTAAAAAATATCCCATCAGCCGTTTTTCATTCGGCGAATGGGATTCTATTCATATGATTCATTCCATCTTGAGAGAAGCGAAGGTTTGA